From Calothrix sp. PCC 6303, a single genomic window includes:
- a CDS encoding ABC transporter permease, producing the protein MHIPEKPKPNWFPPFALLAPSGIWLLLLLVLPTLIIFQLSLVPGIRPGQIVNPSSIANYSRIFNPIYIQVITRSLYLSIGTTIICLFLGFPIAYWIAQIVPQRWRNILLLAFVLPLWTSSLLRTYAWITILRPTGLLNTLLTSTGLPPLNLLNQTSAVFIGMSYSLLPYMILILYSSLEKIDRRLLEAASDLGANPIQVFFQIIVPQSFTGIFASCFLVFISCLGDFINPELLGGASSMTAARLVYNQFLGATQNWGFGSALSMTLIALVSIAIALLIKFGDEKIS; encoded by the coding sequence ATGCACATCCCCGAAAAACCCAAACCAAACTGGTTTCCCCCTTTTGCCCTCTTAGCACCATCGGGAATCTGGCTACTACTGCTACTCGTCCTACCAACATTAATTATTTTCCAGTTAAGCCTAGTACCAGGAATACGTCCAGGACAAATAGTCAACCCCAGCAGCATCGCCAATTATAGCCGAATATTTAACCCCATTTACATCCAAGTAATCACGCGATCGCTTTACTTGTCCATCGGTACTACCATCATCTGCTTATTCCTGGGTTTCCCCATCGCCTACTGGATTGCCCAAATTGTCCCCCAACGTTGGCGCAACATCTTATTACTCGCCTTCGTTTTACCATTATGGACATCATCCCTACTGCGTACCTACGCTTGGATCACCATACTACGTCCCACAGGATTACTCAACACCCTACTTACCAGCACCGGATTACCCCCACTCAACCTCCTCAACCAAACATCAGCAGTATTTATTGGTATGAGTTACAGCTTACTTCCCTATATGATTTTAATCCTGTACTCATCCCTGGAAAAAATCGACAGACGCTTGCTAGAAGCCGCATCAGATCTAGGTGCAAACCCAATTCAAGTTTTTTTTCAAATCATAGTACCCCAAAGTTTCACCGGAATCTTCGCTAGTTGTTTTTTGGTATTCATTTCATGTTTAGGCGATTTTATCAACCCTGAACTTTTGGGGGGTGCATCCAGCATGACAGCAGCGAGGTTGGTTTATAATCAATTTCTAGGTGCCACCCAAAACTGGGGATTTGGTTCCGCTTTGAGTATGACATTAATTGCTTTGGTTAGTATAGCGATCGCGCTTTTAATCAAATTTGGTGATGAGAAAATCAGCTAG
- a CDS encoding M16 family metallopeptidase, with product MTSTLTKLPRLNTPKLHRLPSGLTIVAEQMPLEAVNLSLWLNVGSRVEPDTINGMAHFLEHMIFKGTERLVSGEFERRIEERGAVTNAATSQDYTHYYITTAPQDFAELAPLHIELVNNPSIRDEAFERERLVVLEEIRRSEDSPQRRIFQWVMDMAFERLPYRRSVLGPEAVISQLQPQQMRDFHAGWYQPSSMTAVAVGNLPVEELIEIVSAGFADATKHKQPGIPHQEIPSYPEPAFTEVVRQEYVDETIQQARLTMLWRVPGLENLDETYALDVLSGILGQGRTSRLVSELREDLGLVSYVSASNMSFSHQGIFLISTHCDVENLEIVEEKIIQHLRTLQTEIVKASEIDRVCKQVANRFIFGNETPSDRANLYGYYQSLMGDLEPAMGYVERMRSQNATNLLKSVQKYLSPDAYGVVIVKPKP from the coding sequence ATGACTTCAACGCTGACGAAATTACCTCGTCTCAATACTCCAAAACTACACCGACTACCTAGCGGATTAACGATAGTTGCGGAACAAATGCCCCTAGAAGCTGTTAATCTCAGTTTGTGGCTAAATGTCGGTAGCCGTGTCGAACCAGATACAATAAATGGGATGGCTCATTTCCTCGAACACATGATTTTTAAGGGGACTGAGCGGTTAGTAAGTGGAGAATTTGAGCGACGGATTGAGGAAAGGGGTGCTGTAACTAATGCGGCAACAAGTCAAGATTATACCCATTACTACATTACTACTGCACCTCAAGATTTTGCGGAGTTAGCACCGCTACATATTGAACTAGTTAATAACCCTAGTATCCGAGATGAGGCTTTTGAGCGAGAACGCTTGGTAGTGCTGGAAGAAATTCGTCGCAGTGAAGACAGTCCCCAGCGAAGAATTTTTCAGTGGGTGATGGATATGGCATTTGAACGCTTACCATACCGACGTTCAGTATTAGGACCAGAAGCTGTAATTTCCCAACTTCAACCTCAGCAAATGCGTGATTTCCACGCAGGTTGGTATCAACCCTCATCCATGACAGCGGTAGCTGTGGGAAATTTGCCAGTAGAGGAGTTAATTGAGATTGTTTCAGCGGGTTTTGCGGATGCAACTAAACACAAACAACCAGGAATTCCTCACCAAGAAATACCGAGTTATCCAGAACCTGCATTTACAGAGGTTGTGCGTCAGGAATACGTGGATGAAACTATCCAACAAGCTAGATTGACAATGCTGTGGAGAGTTCCAGGATTAGAAAATTTAGATGAAACCTACGCTTTAGATGTATTGTCGGGGATTTTGGGGCAAGGACGTACTTCTCGCTTGGTGAGTGAACTGCGGGAAGATTTGGGTTTAGTTTCCTATGTCTCAGCAAGTAATATGTCCTTTAGTCATCAAGGAATATTCTTGATTTCCACACATTGTGATGTGGAAAACTTGGAAATAGTGGAGGAGAAAATTATTCAACATCTCCGCACCTTGCAAACCGAAATCGTGAAAGCATCAGAAATTGATCGGGTTTGTAAACAGGTAGCAAACAGATTTATATTTGGAAATGAGACACCAAGCGATCGCGCAAATCTCTACGGCTATTATCAGTCATTAATGGGAGATTTGGAACCAGCAATGGGGTATGTAGAAAGAATGCGATCGCAAAATGCCACAAACCTCCTAAAATCCGTTCAAAAATATCTCTCTCCCGATGCATATGGAGTAGTTATTGTCAAGCCAAAACCCTAA
- a CDS encoding fructosamine kinase family protein — MWTEIDFQISQVTGSKFHTQQRKSVAGGCINQGYQISNGEQTYFVKLNQASQIHMFEAEFLGLQQMFATQTIRIPKPLCWGIAGNSSYIVLEWLEMGSGNAKPWEEMGKKLAMLHKTTSQQGFGWDLNNTIGSTPQINTWTNNWAEFYAKHRLEYQFQQALRRGGNFPQHQQLLAAIPQLLADYQPQPSLVHGDLWGGNAGFTVSGEPVIFDPATYYGDREVDIAMTELFGGFPTEFYQGYNQEFPLDSGYSKRKTLYNLYHIVNHFNLFGGGYNSQANRMISQILTIEDLRNQVSPD, encoded by the coding sequence ATGTGGACTGAAATTGATTTCCAAATTAGTCAAGTAACAGGTAGTAAATTTCACACCCAGCAACGAAAATCAGTTGCTGGAGGTTGCATCAACCAAGGTTATCAAATCAGCAATGGTGAACAAACCTACTTTGTGAAACTCAATCAAGCATCCCAAATTCACATGTTTGAAGCTGAATTTTTGGGGTTACAGCAAATGTTTGCTACCCAAACTATCCGCATCCCCAAACCACTATGTTGGGGAATTGCAGGTAATTCTAGCTACATAGTATTAGAGTGGCTAGAAATGGGTAGCGGCAACGCCAAACCTTGGGAAGAAATGGGTAAAAAACTAGCGATGTTGCACAAAACAACCAGCCAACAGGGTTTTGGTTGGGATCTAAATAACACCATTGGTTCTACACCCCAAATCAACACCTGGACAAACAACTGGGCAGAATTTTACGCAAAGCACCGTTTAGAATATCAATTTCAGCAAGCATTACGTCGTGGGGGAAACTTTCCCCAACACCAGCAACTTCTCGCAGCCATTCCCCAACTTTTGGCAGATTATCAACCTCAACCATCATTAGTTCATGGAGATTTATGGGGTGGAAACGCTGGATTTACAGTTTCTGGGGAACCAGTTATTTTTGATCCAGCCACATACTACGGTGATAGGGAAGTGGATATTGCCATGACGGAACTTTTTGGTGGCTTTCCCACAGAATTTTATCAGGGTTATAACCAGGAATTTCCCCTGGATTCAGGCTATAGCAAGAGAAAAACACTTTATAATCTTTATCATATAGTCAACCACTTTAACCTTTTTGGTGGTGGTTACAATTCCCAAGCAAATCGCATGATTTCTCAGATTTTAACTATTGAAGACCTCAGAAACCAGGTTTCACCAGATTGA
- a CDS encoding HhoA/HhoB/HtrA family serine endopeptidase has translation MESNDHSIVNEYIYTKTLRLKPAIKRLLLLVLSSVVLTSVSSCAKTGSSVLGNKPDTLNSPDSSVLLNTPVPPPIISSGGGDPNFVVGVVQKVGPAVVRIDSARTIKPSANSDEFEDPFFRRFFGGGGSSGEPRERVERGSGSGFIINASGQILTNSHVVDGADAVTVTFKDGRTVDGKVLGEDAVTDVAVIQIDGDSLPTVALGNSDSLQPGEAVIAIGNPLGLNNTVTSGILSATGRSSSDIGATDKRVDYIQTDAAINPGNSGGPLLNARGQVIGMNTAIIRNAQGLGFAIPINTAQRIAQQLITKGRVDHPYLGVQMVTLTPEIRERVISRLNINLTTEKGVLLVDIVPRSPASIAGLKPGDIIRSINNQPVNKIEEVQKLVENSQIGVPVQLQVERGGKTVQIAVKPGAFPSQRAN, from the coding sequence ATGGAATCAAACGACCACAGTATAGTCAATGAATATATTTATACAAAAACTCTGAGGCTAAAGCCGGCAATCAAGCGATTGTTATTATTGGTATTAAGTAGTGTTGTGTTAACTTCCGTTAGTAGTTGTGCAAAAACCGGGAGCAGTGTTTTGGGGAATAAACCGGATACCCTTAACTCCCCAGATTCTTCTGTACTACTGAATACCCCAGTACCACCCCCGATTATTTCCAGTGGTGGAGGGGATCCCAATTTTGTTGTTGGAGTGGTTCAAAAGGTCGGTCCAGCAGTAGTTCGCATCGATTCTGCCCGCACCATTAAACCTTCTGCGAATTCGGATGAATTTGAAGATCCGTTTTTCCGACGTTTTTTTGGTGGTGGAGGTAGTTCTGGAGAACCTAGAGAACGTGTTGAACGTGGCAGCGGTTCCGGGTTTATTATTAATGCCAGTGGACAAATTTTGACAAATTCCCATGTAGTTGATGGTGCTGATGCCGTGACTGTCACCTTCAAAGATGGTCGCACCGTTGACGGGAAGGTTTTAGGAGAGGACGCTGTAACCGATGTTGCAGTGATTCAAATTGACGGTGATAGTCTACCCACCGTCGCACTCGGTAACTCAGATAGTTTACAGCCAGGAGAAGCTGTCATTGCCATTGGAAATCCCCTTGGTTTAAATAATACTGTCACCTCCGGCATCCTCAGTGCTACAGGTCGCTCTAGCAGTGATATTGGTGCTACCGATAAACGGGTTGATTATATTCAAACTGATGCAGCTATTAACCCTGGGAATTCTGGAGGACCTCTATTAAATGCTCGTGGTCAAGTAATCGGGATGAACACGGCAATTATTCGTAATGCTCAAGGATTGGGTTTTGCGATTCCCATTAATACTGCACAACGTATTGCCCAACAATTAATCACTAAGGGTCGAGTTGATCACCCCTATTTAGGTGTTCAAATGGTGACATTAACACCTGAAATCCGAGAACGGGTCATCAGCAGATTAAATATCAATTTGACCACTGAAAAGGGTGTTTTACTGGTGGATATTGTTCCCCGTTCCCCTGCATCTATCGCTGGACTGAAACCCGGTGACATCATTCGTAGCATCAATAATCAACCTGTGAACAAAATTGAAGAAGTACAGAAGTTGGTAGAAAATAGCCAAATCGGTGTTCCTGTTCAATTGCAAGTTGAGCGTGGTGGTAAAACTGTGCAAATTGCGGTTAAACCAGGTGCATTTCCCTCACAAAGGGCAAATTAA